The following are encoded in a window of Bos indicus x Bos taurus breed Angus x Brahman F1 hybrid chromosome 4, Bos_hybrid_MaternalHap_v2.0, whole genome shotgun sequence genomic DNA:
- the LOC113891215 gene encoding carboxypeptidase A1, whose product MQGLLILSVLLGAALGKEDFVGHQVLRITAADEAEVQTVKELEDLEHLQLDFWRGPGQPGSPIDVRVPFPSLQAVKVFLEAHGIRYRIMIEDVQSLLDEEQEQMFASQSRARSTNTFNYATYHTLDEIYDFMDLLVAEHPQLVSKLQIGSSYEGRPIYVLKFSTGGSNRPAIWIDLGIHSREWITQATGVWFAKKFTEDYGQDPSFTAILDSMDIFLEIVTNPDGFAFTHSQNRLWRKTRSVTSSSLCVGVDANRNWDAGFGKAGASSSPCSETYHGKYANSEVEVKSVVDFVKDHGNFKAFLSIHSYSQLLLYPYGYTTQSIPDKTELNQVAKSAVEALKSLYGTSYKYGSIITTIYQASGGSIDWSYNQGIKYSFTFELRDTGRYGFLLPASQIIPTAQETWLGVLTIMEHTLNNLY is encoded by the exons atgcaggggcTGCTGATTTTGAGTGTGCTGCTGGGGGCTGCCCTTGGCAAAGAGGACTTTGTGGG CCACCAGGTGCTCCGAATCACTGCCGCCGATGAGGCCGAGGTGCAGACGGTGAAGGAGCTGGAGGACCTGGAGCACCTGCAG TTGGACTTCTGGAGGGGCcctggccagccaggctcccccatcgaCGTCCGAGTGcccttccccagcctccaggctgTTAAAGTCTTCCTGGAAGCCCATGGCATCAGATACAGGATCATGATCGAGGACGTGCAGTCCCTGCTAGACGAGGAGCAGGAGCAGATGTTCGCCTCCCAGAGCCGGGCCCGCAGCACCAACACATTTAACTACGCCACCTACCACACCCTGGATGAG ATCTATGACTTCATGGACCTGCTGGTGGCCGAGCACCCACAGCTTGTCAGCAAACTCCAGATTGGCAGCAGCTATGAAGGCCGTCCCATCTACGTGCTGAAG TTCAGCACTGGGGGAAGCAACCGTCCAGCCATCTGGATCGACTTAGGCATCCATTCCAGGGAGTGGATCACCCAGGCCACTGGGGTCTGGTTTGCAAAGAAG TTCACAGAAGACTACGGCCAGGACCCGAGTTTCACCGCCATTCTTGACAGCATGGACATATTCTTGGAGATTGTCACCAACCCTGATGGTTTTGCCTTCACCCACAGCCAG AATCGATTGTGGCGCAAGACTCGATCTGTCACGTCGAGCTCCCTCTGTGTTGGGGTGGACGCCAACCGGAACTGGGATGCCGGCTTTGGGA AGGCAGGAGccagcagcagcccctgctcgGAGACTTATCATGGCAAGTATGCCAATTCTGAAGTGGAGGTCAAGTCCGTCGTGGACTTTGTGAAAGACCATGGGAACTTCAAGGCCTTCCTCTCCATCCACAGCTACTCCCAGCTCCTCCTCTATCCCTATGGCTACACAACACAATCAATCCCTGACAAGACTGAGCTG AATCAGGTGGCTAAGTCCGCTGTTGAGGCCCTGAAGTCTCTGTATGGGACCAGCTACAAGTATGGCAGCATCATCACAACAATTT ACCAAGCCAGTGGAGGCAGCATTGACTGGTCCTACAACCAAGGCATCAAGTACTCCTTCACCTTTGAACTCCGGGACACGGGGCGCTATGGCTTCCTGCTGCCAGCCTCCCAGATCATCCCCACAGCCCAGGAGACGTGGCTGGGGGTTCTGACCATCATGGAGCACACGTTGAATAACCTTTACTGA